A genomic stretch from Desulfatiglans sp. includes:
- a CDS encoding HDOD domain-containing protein, giving the protein MSNVSRYPAYPVPAGEYRVSLKKNEILNAYLGTCVGLSLCDRKRGVGGLIHILLPEPGGSDYLGRPVSYAVTGLPIFIKELHRLGSEVSMLEATIAGGALVGEISQADVELDIGGRTVEITEMILRNAGISVIKRETGGFFSCRLSLNLDTMESAIHPIHNRPETGESEIIRPDMKMIRDSIEKIHSIPQVIFKILRMVREGRYSFKELASEVKQDQVISAKLLKLCNSAFFGRRIIADSIDRVLVMLGEKQLIQTIMSAAFEDFFSGNIRGYSQCKGGLFNHAIGTAMICENLAKKSECVAPDIAYTAGLLHDIGKVVLDQHMGRAYPFFYSKTQLENEELIMAEREIFGITHDEAGAMLAQKWSLPENLIDAIKNHHNPDKSEKDRVLSSVVYLADLIMSRFLVGQELERLDAEHVKKSLCNIGLKRIKFPSIIETIPPHIFQMPFEREAQSRYVN; this is encoded by the coding sequence ATGTCAAACGTTAGCAGATACCCTGCCTACCCGGTACCAGCCGGTGAATACAGGGTAAGTTTGAAAAAGAATGAGATACTGAATGCATACCTGGGCACCTGTGTCGGGCTTTCCCTGTGCGACAGAAAGAGAGGCGTTGGAGGGTTGATACATATCCTTTTGCCTGAGCCTGGCGGAAGCGACTACCTGGGAAGGCCGGTAAGCTATGCAGTCACAGGGCTCCCTATCTTTATCAAGGAGTTGCACAGGCTTGGCTCTGAAGTTTCAATGCTTGAGGCAACAATCGCAGGCGGCGCCCTTGTGGGAGAAATTTCACAGGCAGATGTGGAGCTTGATATAGGGGGAAGGACAGTAGAGATAACAGAAATGATCCTGCGTAATGCAGGGATAAGTGTAATAAAGAGGGAAACCGGCGGCTTTTTCAGCTGTCGTTTAAGCCTTAACCTGGATACCATGGAAAGCGCTATCCATCCTATTCATAACAGACCTGAAACAGGAGAATCAGAGATAATAAGGCCTGATATGAAGATGATCCGTGATTCAATAGAAAAAATACACTCTATCCCCCAGGTGATATTCAAGATATTAAGAATGGTGCGTGAGGGGAGATACAGCTTTAAGGAACTTGCCTCTGAGGTGAAACAGGATCAGGTAATTTCTGCAAAATTATTAAAGCTCTGTAATTCTGCTTTTTTTGGCAGGAGGATAATTGCTGACTCCATAGACAGGGTGCTGGTGATGCTTGGTGAAAAGCAGCTTATACAGACAATAATGTCAGCTGCATTTGAAGACTTTTTTTCCGGGAATATACGCGGATATTCCCAGTGCAAGGGGGGGCTCTTTAATCATGCCATTGGTACAGCCATGATCTGTGAAAACCTTGCAAAAAAGAGTGAGTGTGTTGCCCCTGATATCGCATACACCGCGGGCCTTTTGCATGATATAGGGAAGGTGGTGCTTGACCAGCATATGGGCAGGGCCTATCCCTTTTTCTACAGCAAGACCCAGCTTGAAAATGAAGAGCTTATTATGGCGGAAAGGGAGATATTCGGTATTACCCACGATGAGGCCGGGGCAATGCTTGCCCAAAAGTGGTCCCTGCCTGAAAACCTTATTGATGCAATAAAAAATCATCATAACCCTGATAAATCCGAAAAAGACAGGGTGCTTTCAAGTGTTGTATACCTTGCTGATCTCATCATGTCCAGGTTCCTTGTGGGTCAGGAGCTGGAAAGGCTTGATGCCGAACATGTTAAAAAGAGCCTCTGTAATATTGGCCTAAAAAGGATAAAGTTCCCCAGCATAATAGAGACCATTCCCCCGCATATCTTTCAGATGCCCTTTGAAAGAGAGGCACAGAGCCGGTATGTGAATTAG
- a CDS encoding ferritin family protein produces the protein MFSLGEIIDLAIQVEKNGEKTYRKAQKEVKDRNLASVLEWLADDEKAHEKWFHDLKKGINEKIEDVRLEEMGKKILASVLGEQSFSMADADFSRIKDVNALLELSLEFEKDTILFYEMIKAFVDDEKVSAGLDKIIREENAHVKKLEEMI, from the coding sequence ATGTTCAGTCTGGGTGAAATAATTGATCTTGCCATTCAGGTGGAAAAGAACGGCGAAAAGACATATCGCAAGGCGCAGAAAGAGGTGAAGGACAGAAATCTCGCATCTGTATTGGAGTGGCTTGCGGATGATGAAAAGGCCCATGAAAAGTGGTTCCATGACCTTAAAAAAGGGATTAATGAAAAGATCGAAGACGTTAGACTGGAAGAGATGGGTAAAAAGATACTCGCGAGCGTCTTAGGTGAACAGTCCTTCTCCATGGCTGATGCAGACTTTTCCAGGATCAAAGATGTGAACGCCCTCCTTGAACTCTCCCTTGAATTTGAAAAGGATACCATACTTTTTTATGAGATGATAAAGGCCTTTGTTGATGATGAAAAGGTCTCCGCAGGTCTTGATAAGATCATCCGTGAAGAAAATGCCCATGTCAAAAAGCTTGAAGAGATGATTTGA
- a CDS encoding type II toxin-antitoxin system VapC family toxin codes for MAYLLDTNICIYFLNRSSENIITRMKSLSPTDIKLSSITVAELFFGAEKSKTKNKNLAIVEAFTRHFEQIPFDERCCRNYAEIRATLQKKGTPIGPMDMLIASISLTHNLTLVTNNVKEFKRVKGLNIENWI; via the coding sequence ATGGCATATCTTCTTGATACAAACATATGTATCTACTTTCTCAATCGATCATCAGAAAATATTATTACCAGAATGAAAAGCCTTTCTCCGACAGATATCAAACTAAGCTCAATAACCGTCGCTGAACTCTTTTTCGGTGCAGAAAAAAGTAAAACAAAAAATAAAAACCTGGCAATCGTAGAGGCCTTTACCCGACATTTTGAACAGATACCGTTTGATGAGAGATGCTGCAGAAACTATGCAGAGATAAGGGCTACCCTACAAAAGAAAGGTACCCCCATTGGGCCTATGGATATGTTGATAGCATCCATTTCCCTTACTCATAATCTTACACTTGTTACCAATAATGTTAAAGAGTTCAAAAGGGTAAAAGGTTTGAACATTGAGAACTGGATATAA
- a CDS encoding CopG family transcriptional regulator — MTQLAVYIENKLSERLEKAVKASGKSKSKWISDVIQTALKDQWPEDFFDLAGSWQDDRGPDEIIKEIREGYDTFEEREEIG, encoded by the coding sequence ATGACACAGCTAGCTGTTTATATAGAAAATAAGTTATCCGAAAGGCTTGAGAAGGCTGTAAAGGCATCTGGAAAATCCAAATCAAAGTGGATTTCAGACGTCATTCAAACAGCCCTTAAAGATCAGTGGCCTGAAGATTTTTTTGATCTTGCAGGTAGCTGGCAGGATGACAGAGGTCCGGATGAAATAATAAAAGAGATCCGAGAAGGTTATGATACCTTTGAAGAAAGAGAGGAGATAGGGTAA
- a CDS encoding ATP-binding cassette domain-containing protein, whose product MINVTNISLSYGKRVLFKEVNIKFAPGNCYGLIGANGAGKSTFLKILSGEIEQDKGEVTIGPNERISVLNQDQFAFDNETVINTVIMGHKRLFTVMAERERLYAKPELTDEEGILCGELECEFAEMNGYEAEAEAAVLLKGLGIPEVFLDKKMKELMGGDKVRVLLAQALYGNPDVLLLDEPTNHLDLKSIAWLEEFLCRFQNTVIVISHDRHFLNQVCTHIADIDFGAIKVYTGNYDFWYESSQLLLKQKQNENKKAIEKAEDLKEFIRRFSANASKSKQATARKKILDSLTIENLPVSSRKYPYINFKPERPCGNIILEIKGLSKEIDGELVLNNLNLTVNRGDKIAFVGANNHVKTTLFRILAGEIKPDSGSFSWGVTIKTEYFPMENSAYFDNDLNLVDWLCQFPPCDCESFARGFLGRMLFSGDEPLKKTKVLSGGEKVRCMLSKVMLGGANVLILDEPTNHLDLESLTALNNGLSAFPEVLLFSSRDRQLVSTVANRIVEITPDGIIDNTMGFEEYLENKRALGMDVQLAAA is encoded by the coding sequence ATGATAAATGTAACAAACATCAGCCTTTCTTATGGGAAGAGGGTGCTGTTCAAGGAAGTAAATATTAAATTTGCGCCGGGTAACTGTTATGGCCTGATCGGCGCCAATGGTGCTGGGAAATCCACCTTTTTAAAGATCCTTTCCGGAGAGATTGAGCAGGATAAGGGAGAGGTAACAATCGGGCCAAATGAGAGGATTTCAGTGTTAAACCAGGACCAGTTTGCATTTGATAATGAGACCGTCATCAACACAGTAATAATGGGGCATAAAAGGCTTTTTACTGTAATGGCAGAGCGTGAAAGGTTGTACGCAAAACCGGAGCTGACAGATGAGGAGGGCATCCTCTGCGGTGAGCTTGAATGTGAATTTGCTGAGATGAACGGCTATGAGGCAGAGGCAGAGGCGGCAGTGCTCTTAAAGGGCTTAGGCATACCGGAAGTATTTCTTGATAAAAAAATGAAGGAGCTTATGGGTGGCGACAAGGTGCGTGTGCTGCTCGCACAGGCACTCTATGGTAATCCGGATGTGCTGCTCCTGGATGAGCCTACGAACCACCTGGACCTCAAGTCCATTGCCTGGCTTGAGGAGTTCCTGTGCCGGTTCCAGAATACTGTTATTGTTATATCCCATGACCGCCATTTTTTAAACCAGGTCTGCACACACATTGCGGATATAGACTTCGGGGCAATCAAGGTATACACAGGAAATTACGATTTCTGGTATGAGTCAAGCCAGCTTCTGCTTAAACAAAAACAGAACGAGAATAAAAAGGCCATTGAAAAGGCAGAGGACTTAAAGGAGTTTATCCGAAGGTTCAGCGCCAATGCCTCCAAGTCAAAGCAGGCCACTGCCAGGAAGAAGATCCTTGATTCGCTCACAATAGAAAATCTGCCTGTCTCATCAAGAAAATATCCCTACATCAATTTTAAACCCGAACGCCCATGTGGCAATATTATCCTTGAGATAAAGGGGCTTTCAAAGGAGATAGACGGGGAGCTGGTTTTAAACAATCTTAATCTAACTGTTAACAGAGGGGATAAGATTGCCTTTGTGGGTGCCAATAACCATGTCAAGACAACCCTTTTCCGAATACTTGCGGGTGAAATAAAACCGGACAGCGGCAGCTTTAGCTGGGGGGTTACTATCAAGACAGAATATTTTCCAATGGAAAACAGCGCCTACTTTGATAATGATTTGAACCTTGTTGACTGGCTCTGCCAGTTTCCACCATGTGACTGTGAAAGTTTTGCAAGGGGCTTTTTGGGAAGGATGCTCTTTTCCGGGGATGAACCGCTAAAGAAGACAAAGGTACTCTCAGGGGGTGAGAAGGTGCGCTGCATGCTTTCAAAGGTTATGCTCGGCGGGGCTAATGTGCTTATCCTGGATGAACCTACAAACCACCTTGATCTTGAATCACTTACAGCTCTTAACAATGGTCTCTCTGCCTTTCCGGAGGTGCTTTTGTTTTCATCGCGTGACCGACAGCTTGTCTCCACAGTTGCAAACAGGATCGTTGAGATCACCCCTGACGGGATTATTGATAACACAATGGGGTTTGAGGAATACCTTGAAAATAAGAGGGCTCTGGGAATGGATGTTCAACTGGCCGCAGCATGA
- a CDS encoding crotonobetainyl-CoA--carnitine CoA-transferase — MPTQTKLQIDSEDYEFIKGTHKQLNYKSLSEYIRQAVKEKIKADQKRLREIKREKAMEAIGEGAYENLFDSLDGEDFENR, encoded by the coding sequence ATGCCTACTCAAACAAAGCTGCAAATTGACAGTGAAGATTATGAATTCATAAAGGGGACTCATAAACAACTTAATTATAAAAGTCTTAGTGAATATATCCGGCAGGCTGTTAAAGAAAAAATAAAGGCAGATCAAAAAAGACTCAGGGAAATCAAAAGGGAAAAGGCAATGGAAGCAATAGGTGAAGGTGCCTATGAGAATCTTTTCGATTCGCTTGATGGAGAAGACTTTGAAAACAGGTGA
- a CDS encoding type II toxin-antitoxin system PemK/MazF family toxin — protein MKTGEIYWVNLDPALGDEIKKRRPVVVLNPGHSKNLKLAIVVPITGWNRSWDNNPFFAALEPTPVNGLQKRSAIDCFQIRAISHNRFSERIGEISVDDIGRIKKAVALILDIDPEDCI, from the coding sequence TTGAAAACAGGTGAAATATACTGGGTTAATCTTGATCCCGCATTGGGGGATGAGATAAAGAAAAGAAGGCCTGTAGTTGTCTTGAATCCGGGTCATAGTAAAAATCTCAAACTCGCTATAGTTGTCCCCATCACCGGATGGAATCGTTCATGGGATAATAATCCATTCTTTGCAGCCCTTGAACCAACCCCTGTTAATGGTTTGCAAAAGAGGTCAGCGATAGATTGTTTTCAGATAAGGGCCATAAGCCACAACCGATTTTCAGAGAGGATTGGTGAAATATCGGTTGATGATATCGGGCGGATAAAAAAGGCTGTTGCCCTTATTCTTGACATTGATCCTGAAGATTGTATTTAG
- a CDS encoding putative toxin-antitoxin system toxin component, PIN family, whose amino-acid sequence MKIALDTNVLISGMLNPFGPPGKIVDFLKTDILQLVVDDRIIAEYIDVLNRDYFLKYFSESDREDIIDYLSKNSYYSSSNVVIKDMPDEGDMPFIEMAITEGVPLITGNIKHFPVQLRKGCIVISPAQFLEKYF is encoded by the coding sequence ATGAAAATTGCTCTTGACACTAATGTACTTATATCTGGAATGCTTAACCCCTTCGGCCCACCAGGCAAGATAGTTGATTTTCTAAAGACGGATATATTACAGCTTGTTGTCGATGACAGAATTATTGCAGAATATATTGATGTTTTAAATAGGGATTATTTTTTAAAATACTTCAGTGAGTCTGATAGAGAAGATATAATAGATTATCTCTCAAAAAATTCATATTATTCCTCAAGTAATGTGGTTATAAAGGATATGCCTGATGAAGGTGATATGCCATTTATTGAAATGGCAATTACTGAAGGTGTGCCGCTTATAACAGGAAATATAAAACATTTTCCAGTACAGTTAAGAAAGGGGTGTATTGTTATTTCCCCTGCACAATTTCTGGAAAAGTACTTTTAA
- the lepB gene encoding signal peptidase I produces the protein MKFKLPAAVVTFLNGWIFSLLVAILIATSIKSSLADWNTVPTGSMKPTIIEGDRIFVNKLAYDLKVPYTTTHLAEWGNPERGEIVVFYSPEDGKRLVKRVVGVPGDTISMQDSKLYINGKPLSYRYPEETDFYNFLVKDQYKEATIIEDLNNRIHPVLILSHPEVLSSFETKTVPEGKYFMMGDNRYNSADSRYFGFVDRKLIVGRATAIVISLDINNMYKPRFERFFERLP, from the coding sequence ATGAAATTCAAACTGCCTGCGGCTGTTGTTACCTTTTTAAATGGATGGATATTTTCACTGCTGGTTGCAATCCTGATTGCCACATCTATAAAATCCTCCCTTGCAGACTGGAACACGGTACCGACCGGGTCAATGAAGCCCACAATCATTGAGGGTGACAGGATTTTTGTAAACAAACTTGCATATGACCTTAAGGTGCCATATACCACCACTCACCTGGCAGAATGGGGGAACCCTGAGCGAGGAGAGATTGTTGTCTTTTATTCACCTGAAGATGGTAAGAGACTTGTAAAAAGGGTGGTAGGAGTACCTGGTGACACCATCTCCATGCAGGATTCAAAGCTTTACATAAACGGGAAACCCCTTAGCTATAGATACCCTGAAGAGACAGATTTTTATAATTTCCTTGTGAAAGACCAATACAAAGAAGCTACAATAATTGAAGATCTGAATAACAGGATACACCCAGTGCTGATACTGTCTCACCCGGAGGTGCTGAGCTCCTTTGAGACTAAGACCGTGCCTGAAGGAAAATATTTCATGATGGGTGATAACAGATACAACAGCGCAGACTCACGCTATTTCGGGTTTGTAGACAGAAAGCTGATAGTGGGCAGGGCAACAGCAATAGTCATATCCCTGGATATAAACAACATGTACAAACCAAGGTTTGAAAGGTTTTTTGAACGTCTGCCTTAA
- a CDS encoding metallophosphoesterase family protein, which yields MSLIIGVISDTHGLLRAEALRILNGCNAIIHAGDVGSQEVLLALKKIAPIHVVRGNVDHGSWAETMPVTDIAVIGERYFYLAHNRDSIDIDPAAACVDAVIFGHTHTPELYKRGNVIYMNPGSTGPRRFTKPVSMGRIIINDRGIYPELINLD from the coding sequence ATGTCTTTAATAATAGGTGTCATCTCAGATACCCACGGGCTGTTAAGAGCGGAGGCTCTTAGGATACTCAATGGATGCAATGCGATCATACATGCAGGTGATGTGGGCTCGCAGGAGGTGCTTTTAGCCCTTAAAAAAATTGCACCCATCCATGTGGTAAGGGGAAATGTTGATCATGGCTCATGGGCAGAAACAATGCCGGTCACGGATATTGCGGTTATAGGGGAGAGATATTTCTACCTTGCTCATAACCGTGACAGCATAGACATTGACCCTGCTGCAGCATGTGTTGATGCGGTTATCTTTGGCCACACTCATACGCCGGAGCTTTATAAAAGGGGTAATGTAATATACATGAACCCAGGGAGCACTGGCCCGAGAAGATTCACAAAACCTGTTTCAATGGGCAGGATTATTATAAATGACAGGGGTATCTACCCTGAATTGATAAACCTTGACTAG
- the map gene encoding type I methionyl aminopeptidase — translation MIIKTSNEIMKMRDAGLILWDVHQTAKIVVRDGVTTGEIDKAVEKRISELGALPLFKGVPGKVPFPACACISVNEEVVHGIPSGRKIRSGDIVSIDIGVKYNGFCADSAVTIPVGDVPDSKMALLKVTEDSLRMAISMIKPCVNWNTIADVIQKKIESEGYSIVRELVGHGIGREMWEDPQIPNYLVRKERSFTLKKGATLAIEPMVNMGKKEIKVLKDHWTIIAKDGKPSAHFEHTVAVTENGPFVLTCGPAGEGWAMPDNAVFKI, via the coding sequence ATGATTATCAAGACATCAAATGAGATCATGAAGATGCGTGATGCAGGGTTGATCTTATGGGATGTGCATCAGACAGCAAAAATTGTTGTCAGAGATGGCGTTACCACAGGAGAGATAGATAAAGCCGTGGAAAAAAGGATCTCAGAGCTTGGCGCCCTGCCCCTTTTCAAGGGTGTGCCAGGTAAGGTGCCTTTTCCCGCCTGCGCATGCATATCAGTAAATGAAGAGGTGGTTCACGGCATACCATCAGGCCGGAAAATCAGGTCAGGCGATATTGTGAGCATCGACATAGGGGTAAAATACAATGGTTTTTGCGCTGATTCTGCCGTTACGATACCTGTGGGAGATGTACCCGATTCAAAAATGGCACTGCTTAAGGTGACTGAGGATTCTCTTCGCATGGCAATATCCATGATAAAACCGTGTGTGAACTGGAATACCATTGCTGATGTGATACAGAAAAAGATTGAGTCAGAAGGTTATTCTATTGTAAGGGAGCTTGTGGGGCATGGCATAGGCCGTGAGATGTGGGAAGATCCACAGATACCCAATTATTTAGTCAGAAAAGAGCGCTCATTTACATTAAAGAAAGGGGCAACCCTTGCGATTGAACCCATGGTGAATATGGGTAAAAAGGAGATAAAGGTATTAAAGGACCACTGGACCATCATCGCAAAGGATGGAAAGCCAAGCGCCCATTTTGAACATACAGTGGCTGTAACTGAAAATGGCCCTTTTGTGCTCACATGCGGTCCGGCTGGTGAAGGATGGGCCATGCCTGATAATGCTGTATTTAAGATATAA
- a CDS encoding cyclic nucleotide-binding domain-containing protein encodes MNNRIALSGSLNFVTLPEIFQILGSNNSTGVLKLTSKYTPHPGIIHFSKGNPINAVYGSLKGPKALYGMFGWQEGEYLFYEEDVSPLEVTITKGRMDIVLEALKLLDNEKIKKVGHSSSLAIHAGDKPDSSGMPVLKGPLTDYLYVEREDFYKKGQPIVREGKHGKWIWTVYEGVVRVTRDTPKGPLLLARLGEGCFIGTIRALLYGDYERNASVTAEADLRLCLLDVEPFYNEYSKLSPEFRRLLLSLDQRLRKLNIRAIEIFSEEKDDKEMLKLVSTGKVFEAGDGLYRITEGTAVVDIKNPEGRDIMFSLEANDVIGNIPFVDFGHEPNSAIIIPSKGLKTEKMDPIEIQKEYDKLSRTFKNLIYNICNYIRNTTGYVARLQVKNQGS; translated from the coding sequence ATGAATAACAGGATAGCTCTATCAGGCAGCCTGAACTTTGTCACACTACCTGAGATATTCCAGATCCTTGGCAGCAATAATTCCACAGGGGTATTGAAACTTACTTCAAAATATACCCCTCATCCGGGTATCATCCATTTTTCAAAGGGTAACCCCATAAATGCGGTATATGGCTCATTAAAGGGGCCAAAGGCACTGTACGGCATGTTCGGATGGCAGGAGGGTGAGTATCTATTTTATGAAGAGGATGTCAGCCCTCTTGAGGTCACCATAACAAAGGGCAGGATGGACATAGTCCTTGAGGCATTAAAGCTGCTTGATAATGAAAAGATTAAAAAGGTTGGCCACAGCAGCAGCCTTGCCATACATGCTGGAGACAAACCTGACAGCTCCGGCATGCCGGTACTTAAAGGCCCCCTTACCGATTACCTCTATGTTGAGAGGGAGGATTTTTATAAAAAGGGCCAGCCCATTGTCAGAGAAGGAAAGCATGGTAAATGGATATGGACAGTATATGAAGGTGTTGTAAGGGTGACAAGGGATACCCCTAAAGGCCCGCTTTTGCTTGCCAGGCTTGGCGAAGGCTGTTTTATCGGCACTATCAGGGCATTACTTTATGGCGATTACGAAAGGAATGCCTCTGTTACTGCTGAGGCTGATCTCAGACTCTGCCTGCTTGATGTTGAACCCTTTTACAACGAATATTCAAAGCTATCGCCGGAATTCAGGCGTCTTCTCTTAAGCCTTGATCAGAGGCTGCGTAAACTGAACATCAGGGCAATAGAGATTTTTTCAGAAGAAAAAGATGATAAAGAGATGCTTAAGCTGGTATCAACCGGCAAGGTCTTTGAGGCAGGTGACGGGCTGTACAGGATAACAGAAGGCACGGCAGTTGTAGATATTAAGAACCCGGAAGGCAGGGATATCATGTTCAGTCTTGAGGCAAACGATGTAATCGGCAATATCCCCTTTGTTGATTTCGGGCATGAACCCAATTCCGCCATAATAATACCATCAAAGGGGCTTAAAACAGAAAAGATGGACCCCATTGAGATACAAAAGGAATATGATAAGCTTTCAAGGACATTTAAAAACCTGATCTATAATATCTGCAATTATATCAGGAACACCACAGGATATGTGGCCAGGCTCCAGGTGAAAAATCAGGGTTCTTAA
- a CDS encoding pyridoxamine 5'-phosphate oxidase family protein → MELKAYFEGVKGTGVIATADSKGKVNMAIYSKPHFMDNGEIAFIMTDKLTHYNIEQNASAAYLFKEEGEGHKGKRLYLTKLREEKDSQLINAIRSRKHHSGTDDDKSRFIVFFRVDKELPLIGEGN, encoded by the coding sequence ATGGAATTAAAGGCATATTTTGAGGGGGTAAAGGGCACCGGGGTTATTGCGACTGCTGACAGCAAGGGTAAGGTTAACATGGCAATATATTCAAAACCCCATTTTATGGATAATGGTGAAATTGCCTTTATCATGACAGACAAACTTACCCATTACAATATTGAGCAAAATGCCAGCGCTGCCTATCTGTTTAAGGAAGAGGGTGAGGGGCATAAGGGGAAAAGACTCTACCTCACAAAACTGAGGGAGGAAAAGGACAGCCAACTCATTAACGCTATCAGGAGCAGGAAACACCACTCAGGCACTGATGATGATAAATCAAGGTTTATTGTATTTTTCAGGGTGGATAAGGAGCTGCCGCTGATTGGAGAGGGTAATTAA